The genomic stretch GAATTGAATATTCCCCTGACGCTAACGGAAGATATGGCTTGTTAACCTGTGATGAAATACGCCATAGATATCTAGAGTTAGACAATCCTTGATGTATCCCATGTAACCATGTAGAATTGTAGATAGTCTctctagaagaaaaaaaaaatattaaggcaaAGAACTAGGAACTGGTGTAGTGACCTTATGCTCAAATGTAAGAATAAAATATATGCATTTTCTTCATTCAAAATTAAGAGAATGTAAGACTGTAAGAGCTAAGAGCTACCTTGTCTATATCAATATCATACAACTGATTCAAACCAAAAATGTAAATGTTCATTAAGAGGGCAGCTGCAACAGCCTGAATTGAAAAGATCAAATTCATAAGAACGAAATTCATGGTGTGAATTAAAAAAAAGTAGTTCAAAGTATTTTAAGCTTCACCTCCAAAATCCCAGCAAAAAATAATGGTGAAAAGTCTGTAAGCTTCTCGACTGCAAGTAGGGAAACTGAGACTATGCTCAATGCCTGCTTCTAGAAAAAATAGGATGAGTCTCCAAAAATTGATAGGaaacaatattatcaataaattgaAGTTTAAATGAATGAGATTAATATAATGACTATTCTGGGACTGCCCCGCTAAATTTAAATAACCTACCGTGCCTATGACTGTATGTGGCCGAGAAAACCTATAGAAAGCATCCAAGGAATCTTTAACGGAGTTCAAAACATTTTTTGGCTCCGATTCAAGAGGTTGTCCATCAGCAACATTAACCAGGAATCTTTTATTTGGTCTCTGGTAGGATATAGATGTTTCAATGCAATGCTTCAATGAACTGGGTTGTAACCCAGCACAGCAATGTTTTTCTCTCACATTtccacaaacaaaaaaaaaaagagcataaaaatggaaataaaattaatttagatttttttttagagTTGAAATCAGCAAGTTTTTATattacttcaaaaaaaaaaagtcaacaaACTAACAATCAATCAGATATGGAAATAAGGGGAAACTAACAAATTAACTACTTTCCTATACTTATATTTCAAACAAAAATGAATAACGAGAAAGAACTGTTCAACAAACAACAATCAATCTAAAAGTCTTGACCTTTCTATGAAGAATATAGTTTTGGTTGTTCCAAGTCAGGAACCAAATAATGCATGACAAATAAATTTTCCATGGTAATTATTAACATATTTTGTATGATTTGTGAAATCTGTTGAATGTGTTTTCAGTCATGAAGTGGGATTTTTCTGATAAAGTATGTGGAGATTCTCCCCTACCAAGGTGGATGGAACCTGAATATTTTTTAAGGAAATGCAAAAGAAATGGCTGAAGCCCTTAAGAGAGCTAAAGGTTTTAAATCTAAAGATCCCTTTTTCATGATTTGCATGCGACCATCATTTGTTGGAACTAAGCTTAATATGGTAATTAATTATATGCTTCCTACAAGTTCAATTGAAATATACTCACATAAAAAATGTTTTTCATATTGACTTTATTCTTTTTAATCTTTTGCCAAGATTATACCATCTGTCTTTGCAAAACATTACCTCCTCAGTACTAGTAAGCATCAGGATGTGATCCTTAAGGTTCAGGATGGAAGGACCTGGTCTATGAAATACTATTTCAGATCGCATGGCATGTCTCCAAAAACCAGATTTGAGGGTGGTTGGAAGGCATTTGCTGAAGACAATAATTTGAAATTAGGTGATGTTTGTGCCTTTGTTTTGAGAAAGAGTACGGGGATAATGTTGTTTGAAGTCGTTATTTTTTGTGAAAATGGAGTAACAAATTCCCCTATGTTACCAGGTAAACATGAGCTCTACTTATTCTATAATAATATTATTGTTGTTCTGATATCATTCCCTAAATAACTTTTCTTTATGAGGCTGTAGAACTTAATGTCATGACAAAAGAAAGCCGATCAAGTAAAGTAGAATCTTGTAGCACCATGAAGGAGCAAGCTCTTGAAAGAGCAAGTTGTTCTCAAACTAAAAGGCCATCCTTCACAGTCACTATGCGTGCAGTGTATACAACTGGCCGTTGTAATTTTGTAAGTTTTCCAGTTTATACATGTTAAATTATCAGTTTCTTTTTACTCATAAACTTGGCATCTATTTCCATAGCATATATTTTCTGTCTTCCTCGATGATCAGATTTGTTTAATATTTTCTGTGTTCTTGTTTTTCATTTGGTCAGTGCTTGCCATACAAGTTTGTGGAGAAGTACATTAGTAAGAAAGAATGTGAGGTAAGGCTTTGGGTTTCAGATGGTAGATCTTGGTTTGTCCAATTAAGGGTGAGGCAAAGAAATGTGTTACCCAGAGCTGAATTGTTAAGCCATGGCTGGAAAGCATTCGCACTGGACAATAGTCTGCGAGCGGGTGATATTTGCACATTTGAACTTACTAGCTGATGATGCATGTAACAAGCAAGGTGAGAAATGCTCTTAACTAATATAATTGAATGCAATAGTTATGGTTATAGTATTGACTTACTTACAAGTGTTGTTTTCAGTTGTAAATAAGAGAAGAACAACTACACCATCCAAGCGAAAGAGAAATCCTTGTGTGAAAGTTGAATCTTCTTTTAATTATGATAAAGCCAACATGATTCCACAGAACCTGATTGCAAAGATAGAACAGGAGAAAATTAAAGTTGAACCTTCAGGTATGCTATGAGACTATGATTCAAGAATAATGTTCAACATTCTTAAGCAAAGTCAGCTTACATTTTGTTTATAAATTAAATGCAGACAGCTTTATGAAGCTGATATCTGAAGCAAATACTGGTAATCAAGGTACTTGTAAGAGGCCTTCATCTTCTGGACTTAGCAGAGCTTCTGAAGCAGCCAGCCAATTCTTCTCGAAAAATCCTTACTTCCAAGTGATTTTGCGATCAAATCACGCGCTTGGATGTGTACTGGTTTGTCCAAACGTTGCTTCTACTGTTATATATTTCATTAATAAATGCATACTAATTTGTATCAAAATTGTTTTTGAGTACTTGAAATGAAAGTTAAATATCAATGCTTTTTTGTGCAGCATATTCCATGTACTTTTGGAGTGCATTATTTTGAGGAAAAGACACAAACTGTGATGCTTTGGGTTGGTGAGAAATATTGGTATGTGAAGTTATTGGCTTATAAATCAGATTATAAATTTTCTGCTGGGTGGGCAACATTTGCAAAAGGGAACTCTCTTCAGCCAAGAGATGTATGCATCTTTGAGCTGATTAAGAGAAATCAATCTGAGATGAAAGTTTATATATTTAGACAAAGTGGTTTGGCTCAAGAGTAGTAACTGTTGTAATTATGCAAATCTATGAATGAGTAGTTTCAATTTTATGCCTTCCCCTGTTTCTCAAATATGATCCTTATTAATTTTTACTGCTTTTTGattcaaactatcatttattTTCTTGTCTTTCCTTTTCCCATAACAAGCTCAAATACATTACTAAATACAGTAAAATTCACATCAGCCAACAATCTGTATTATCAAATACAGCAGCCACAAGGAAGATAATGACATTCTACCAAAAGCAATTTCAAGTTAAGAAATTCAATCAATCTTTTATTCTCCTAAAAGAAATACCGTTGAAAAGGGACTGAGAGAGAGACCTAACAGAACCTTGAAAAGGAATGCTTGAAACAGATATGGCTATAGTAATATCAGATATGCCTGAAGCAAATTCAGTCAAGAAAAGACAAAACTCCCACCATCAGAACTCGGGACCAAATTGTTTGAAATATAATCTTCTCAACTAAATCACAACCAAACTAACAATGAAAGAAGCAGAGTTACCAATCCTAATAACCCAATACCCAACATCAAATTATGTAGTAAACACTCTGAAATAACTATCCGAGCAAACAGTTTCAAATTTTCAATCTCCCCCAAATATAAATAAAGTCCCAAAGCTTTCATTTTTAGCAATACAACAGAGCCAAATCCAGAAGAAACAAAAACCCAGCAAATCAAATGAAAGTACCTCATGGAAGTTGCAAACAGGAACTTTCTCAGTTGTTCTCTTGCCCGGAGAGCAATCAATATCAGCTGCTGTATTAATAATACATTACTAAAATACagtaaaatatgatgaaaaagaaAGTAATGGTATCGTACCTTAAAAAGACGTAAGCAAAGGAGAATACGAGTCGTGGTAAGTTGAAGAACTTCAGATAGTCGACGTGATGTACAGCCTGCGATACAGCCGTTGTGTGCTCCGGAAGCTCGTACCGACGTCGTGAGGTAGAGATAGATGAGATGAGATGAGACTGAGAGAGGATAAGTGTGTGAGAGAGTGTGAATGGAGGAGAATACAGAGTGCAAGAAAGAGTGGCAGACAGGCGgcaatggaggctgagagaaattgtttgggtatcttaggtttagggattaaattatGGCTGAGATAAATTAGACCCAattttttcatttggcgcctgggtatatttcatatggcgccaaaatattTGTtccgtgttttttttttaatcatctATCAATAGCACTTTTaaatatatgttatattttaatgtaatatatactagaAATTGTTGTAATGTGGCATCACGCGACGCGGCTGAGGCCAACTTAGCTCGTGTATCAAAAATAAAACATTCCTTCTCCTTACTTCCGCATCATAACATTTAAATCCTCCTAGGACACCTACTAATTAGGTCATTCTGTTCATTAGGAAATCTaatggctcccaagaagaacgcacccaagaagaacgcacccAGCTCATCCTCTCAACAAAAGAAGAAGGGGAAGGAGGTCGCCCCTGAGTCTCCCATTCCCTACTTCGGTCTAGTGGTGGAAAAGGAAGTagtggttgaccccaacgcctaCTTCGAGGCGGAAAGAATCGTTTCCAAGATCACGACCTAGGGGAGGGTAAACAagattatgttgagccacaacatcAAGGTCGAGATCGGAGTCCTCACTGCCTGACCTGCCTTTAAAGGGGAAAGGAGTTGCTCCCCCCTCCAGGATGATTTCGCGGCCTGGAATGACGAACACTTGAAGGCGGGTGCCTTCCTTCACTTGAACCAATACTTCGCGGATTTTCTAAAtttcgtgaagttggctccattttcAGCTCCCCCTGAATTTttataggcttttggcggggtTGAAATACCTGTTTCTAAAGCAcaaatgggaggtccccactccagcagatattttatacttcttctacctcaaggccagcccagagcaaAGAGGTCAAGGtaatgggttctactacctcaccagattcccaaaTTCTTCTCTGGTCttcgagctcccaagccaccctaacgactataaagacttgttctttatatCGAACGGGTTCTGAAACTACGAACACAGATatttcaactgtcctcgtaagttctttattCTCTGACCTTAGCTCATGAAATTTATTATTTCTATGATATTTCCCTTGCAATTGTATTAACTGAGTTTATTTTTCGTGCTGCCATATTCCCGAGGACGGCGAAGTCCGTTACCCTTGGGCGTCAGTACGAGAAATtatttgggctgccccccagcgagaaagaTTACCACCAGATTGTGAATGACGTCATGATGCTAGCGTGTAAGTTGATTGGTGAAGGCCAGACATTGGCCTTAAGGACCTGATCTACTCTCCCGGTAGTCCATGAGCACCCGACTTCTCAAGAGGAGGCCTTGCCCACCATCGAAGGCGAGGATGAGGAAGAGGATGAGGTGCCACTTGTGCGAAAGAGGCGGTTTCCCGAGGGTGTTCAGGAACCCAATTTAGGGATCCACCAAAGAAGATCCTTCTCCTTCCCTTTTTTCGGAAGAAAAGGAGGATCCGGACAAAATCGATGAAACGGAAGAGATACGAGTgaatggaaaggaaaaaacaaaAGTGGATCACAATCAAGAAAATTCGAAGGTAGATTTATTAAACGAAAAGAAGGTTCTCCTTGGGTTTGAATTAGAAAAACCCCTTGTAACTATTCTTTTCGACTATAAACAATGGAATCGTCCATTTCGATATATAAAAAATGCTAGATTGGAAAATTCTGTAAGAAAGGAAATGtcacaatatttttttcaaagctgCGTCAGGGGCACCAGCCGGCcactccagccaaggtaacccatatccttatAGTGAGCTAGATAGGGTTATttccgattttaggttagttagatttaacccaaatcagctcgtccatcATCATCCTCACAACCCAGACCGTAATATTCCCCTGCTCCAGTGTGTGTAGATCACTTGGTGGTGCGTCATGACAATAGCTACACTAAGGGTACTATTGTTGTAGATAAT from Humulus lupulus chromosome 5, drHumLupu1.1, whole genome shotgun sequence encodes the following:
- the LOC133779370 gene encoding putative B3 domain-containing protein REM15, translated to MAEALKRAKGFKSKDPFFMICMRPSFVGTKLNMIIPSVFAKHYLLSTSKHQDVILKVQDGRTWSMKYYFRSHGMSPKTRFEGGWKAFAEDNNLKLGDVCAFVLRKSTGIMLFEVVIFCENGVTNSPMLPELNVMTKESRSSKVESCSTMKEQALERASCSQTKRPSFTVTMRAVYTTGRCNFCLPYKFVEKYISKKECEVRLWVSDGRSWFVQLRVRQRNVLPRAELLSHGWKAFALDNSLRAGDICTFELTS